The following are encoded in a window of Mycobacteriales bacterium genomic DNA:
- a CDS encoding TIGR03619 family F420-dependent LLM class oxidoreductase: protein MQRPAFTMAVAMGDPRDYTALARTAEECGFDQVAVPDSIFWSEQVSDAYPYTSDGSRMWRADTPFVDPFQAVTAMAAATSRIRFCTHVVKVGVRNAVLLAKQVQSTAVLTGGRFTFGAGVGWLREEFEWCGQRYEQRGARVDEELEALRGLLTGDWTELRGEHVQFGRIRMSPPPPSPVPFYIGGHTPVALRRTVRFGDGWTSAMITVDELKQVVASLREQLAAAGRSDEGFAVQVASSDRYGLEGYRELVEIGATDIVTVPWVFYGVPLDGPLEAKQDGLRRFAAEVIDRW from the coding sequence ATGCAACGACCGGCGTTCACGATGGCAGTCGCGATGGGCGATCCGCGCGACTACACCGCGCTGGCGCGGACCGCCGAGGAGTGCGGTTTCGACCAGGTCGCGGTGCCCGACTCGATCTTCTGGTCGGAGCAGGTGTCCGACGCCTATCCCTACACGTCCGACGGGTCGCGCATGTGGCGTGCGGACACGCCGTTCGTCGACCCGTTCCAGGCAGTGACCGCGATGGCCGCCGCGACCTCGCGCATCCGCTTCTGCACCCACGTGGTGAAGGTCGGCGTGCGCAACGCGGTGCTGCTGGCCAAGCAGGTGCAGTCGACCGCGGTGCTGACCGGCGGGCGCTTCACGTTCGGCGCGGGGGTCGGCTGGCTGCGCGAGGAGTTCGAGTGGTGCGGCCAGCGCTACGAGCAGCGCGGCGCCCGCGTCGACGAGGAGCTGGAGGCGCTGCGCGGCCTGCTCACCGGCGACTGGACCGAGTTGCGCGGTGAGCACGTGCAGTTCGGTCGCATCCGCATGTCCCCGCCGCCGCCGTCGCCGGTGCCGTTCTACATCGGCGGGCACACGCCCGTCGCGTTGCGGCGCACCGTGCGTTTCGGCGACGGCTGGACCAGCGCGATGATCACCGTCGACGAGCTGAAGCAGGTAGTCGCGTCCCTGCGCGAACAGCTGGCCGCCGCCGGCCGCAGCGACGAAGGGTTCGCCGTGCAGGTCGCGTCGTCCGACCGCTACGGGCTCGAGGGCTACCGCGAGCTGGTCGAGATCGGTGCGACCGACATCGTGACCGTGCCGTGGGTCTTCTACGGCGTCCCTCTCGACGGCCCACTGGAGGCGAAGCAGGACGGTCTACGCCGCTTCGCTGCGGAGGTGATCGACCGATGGTGA